CTAAAAATAAACCTGCTCCTCTGGTGATCTCCCATGTACCCCAAGAACAACGATACAAGATTATCGCATGGGGATCAGAACAACAATTTGCTGCTCAAAAAAAGCAATAAACCGGTACCATATCATAGCCTTCTGCCCTTTAACCGTTTCAATCTGAGATAAAACTTTTGCCGAATGCTTTAAATCCCTAATATAGATACACAGCCACCAGATATAACAACAAAGGTGATACTAAACTATGACAAAACGCGTGTATAATTTTTATGCAGGGCCTGCCACGCTTCCACTTCCTGTGTTGAAACAAGTTCAAGAAGAACTTCTTGATTTTCATGGAACTGGGGTGTCAATACTAGAAATCTCCCATCGGTCAAAAGAATACGGAGAAGTACATACCAAAGCATCAGAACTCCTCAGAGAACTGATGGGTATTCCAAGCGACTATAAAGTGTTATGGCTACAAGGTGGCGCATCATCACAGTTCTTCATGGTACCACTGAACCTTCAAATCAAGGGAAAACCAATGGAATACGTCAATACCGGAGCATGGGCAAAAAAAGCAATCAAAGAAGCAAAACTTTACGGAGATGTTTCCATTGTTGCCTCATCTGAAGATCAAAAATTTACCTACATCCCAAAAAACGTTGCTTTTACCGAGAATGCAGCATATGCACATATCACCGGCAACGAAACCATCGGCGGTATTGAATGGTTTTACACCCCAAAAACCCCGGACAATGTTCCCCTTGTCTGCGACATGTCATCGAACTTCATGGATAAGGTAATCGATGTTAAAAAATATGCTGTAATCTATGCAGGTGCACAAAAAAACCTTGGACCTGCTGGCGTCACCGTAGTTATCGTCCGCGAAGATCTTCTTAACCGTGTTCCTGAAAGCACCCCAACCATGCTGAAATGGAAAACCCATGCAGAAAAAGATTCACTGTACAACACCTGCCCCTGTTTTGCAATTTACATCTGCGAACTTGTCCTAGAACATTTGAAAAAACTTGGTGGCATTGCTGCAGTTGAAAAAGTTAACCGGAAAAAAGCAAAAATCATTTACGATGTCATCGATAAATCCAATGGATTTTACCGCGGTGTCGCCCAGAAAGACTCACGATCGCTGATGAATGTTACGTTTAATCTGCCAACTCCTGAGCTTGAGGAACTCTGTGTTGCTGAAGCGAAGAAAAAAGGATTGATTGGTTTGAAAGGACATCGTGATGTCGGCGGTATGCGTGCATCGCTGTACAATGCGATGTCACTGGAAGGGACAGAAGCCCTCGCTGCATTCCTTACTGAATTCAAAGAACA
The window above is part of the Candidatus Thermoplasmatota archaeon genome. Proteins encoded here:
- the serC gene encoding 3-phosphoserine/phosphohydroxythreonine transaminase, whose product is MTKRVYNFYAGPATLPLPVLKQVQEELLDFHGTGVSILEISHRSKEYGEVHTKASELLRELMGIPSDYKVLWLQGGASSQFFMVPLNLQIKGKPMEYVNTGAWAKKAIKEAKLYGDVSIVASSEDQKFTYIPKNVAFTENAAYAHITGNETIGGIEWFYTPKTPDNVPLVCDMSSNFMDKVIDVKKYAVIYAGAQKNLGPAGVTVVIVREDLLNRVPESTPTMLKWKTHAEKDSLYNTCPCFAIYICELVLEHLKKLGGIAAVEKVNRKKAKIIYDVIDKSNGFYRGVAQKDSRSLMNVTFNLPTPELEELCVAEAKKKGLIGLKGHRDVGGMRASLYNAMSLEGTEALAAFLTEFKEQHEKATVKQVN